The Gemmatimonas phototrophica region GCCGTTTCGCGTAGCAGCGCCCGCGCCGCGGCCTGGGCATATGCTCCACCCGAGCCGATCGCCAGAATGCCGTCGTCCGGCTCAATCAGTTCGCCGTTCCCGCTCAGCATGAAGCCGTGGTTGGCATCGGCTACGATGAGCATGGCCTCCAAACGCCGCAGCACGCGATCACTGCGCCACTCCTTGGCGAGCTCCACGGCCGCGCGCGGCAAATTGCCGGGGTAGCGCTCCAGCTTCTCCTCAAACTTTTCGAAGAGTGTGAGTGCGTCGGCTACCGAACCAGCGAAGCCGGCGAGCACGCGACCGCCCTTGAGTTGCCGGACCTTCACGGCCGAGTTCTTGGCGACGGTATCACCAACGGAGACTTGACCGTCGCCCCCAATGGCGACGCGTCCGTCGCGGCGTACCGCGAGGATAGTGGTGGCGCGAATTTGCGGCAGTGTCATGTGAATAAGATACGCGGCGCGCAGAATTGGTGACACACCGTCGATCTCCAGGCACTTTTCTTCGACGCACTCGGCCCCCCGTAACGTCGCGGATCGCGAAAGACAGGCGCTGGTCTTGGTGTCATATTTCCCGGTATGCCTCCCATTTCCTTTGCCGATATCACGGCGGCGCGCGAGCGGCTGCGTCCGTTCTTTGTCCCTTCACCAGTTCGCCATTACCCCCTGCTTGACGAGTTGGTGGGGTATGGCATCCGGGTGCTGGTGAAGCATGAGAATCACCTGCCCACGGGCAGCTTCAAGGTGCGCAACGGTACGGCGTCCATTACGGCGCTCACGCCGGAGCAGGCCGAACGTGGAGTGATTGCGGCCACCACTGGCAACCATGGGCTGGGGCTGGCCTGGGCCGGGGCTGCGCGCGGTGTCTCCGTGACCATTTGTGTGCCCAAGGGGAACAACCCGGAGAAGAACGCGGGCATTCGCTCGTTTGGCGCCACGCTCATGGAAGTTGGCGATCGCTACGACGATGCGGTGGCGGCGTGCCGTACCATCGCCGAGCAGGAGCACCGCACCATCGTGCATTCCACCAATCATCGCGAGGTGTTGACCGGCGCGGGCACCATGAGCGTCGAATTTCTGGAACAGGCTCCAGAACTGGACGCCATCGTCATTGCGCTGGGAGGCGGCTCTCAAGCGGTGGGCGCACTGGTGGCGGGCGCCGAGCTCAAGCCGTCGTTCAAGGTGTACGCGGTACAAAGCCAGGGCGCGAGCGCGCAACACGATGCCTGGCACGACGGTGTTTCGCGCAGCGGTGCTCCGGCGCAGACGTTTGCCGAGGGGATCGCGACCGGCTCCACGTACGACTTGACCTTCGATACCCTTCGTGGTGGCCTCGCAGACTTTGTACTCGCCGGTGAATCGATGATCTCACAGGCGGTGCGGGATTTATGGACGATCACGCACAATCTTGCGGAAGGCGCAGGCGCGGCGGGATTGGCAGGGCTTCGCTTGCTGGCGCCGCGTCTGGCGGGTCAGACAGTCGGCATCGTGATGTGCGGCGGCAATCTTGATGCGCAGCGGGCCGCGACGATTCTGGCAGGGGGGACCCCGGGGGTGTAGGAACTCATGACCCAGAACTCGAACCCAGAACCCGCAACTGATCAGTTTCGAGTTTTGGGTCAGGGTTTTGAGTTGTCAGTTTCGCTACGCTCTAGGGTGAGCCTGACGGTATACCTTTTTCAACCGATCGACGCTGGTGTGCGTGTAGATCTGCGTGGTGCTGATGCTGGCGTGCCCCAGTAGTTCCTGTACCGCGCGCAGATCAGCACCACCATCTACCATGTGCGTGGCGAAGGTATGGCGGAGCGAGTGGGTGGTGAGGTCGGCGCCTTCGCCCACCGCATCGAGCAACGTGACCATGGCGTGCTGCACCGCGCGCGTGCTGATGCGGGTGCCGCGGGCACTCAGAAAGACCGCGCCGCGGGCGAGTCGCCCAGCTTTCGCGCCGCCCAACTGCAACAACAGCGCGTCGCGCTTCACGAGGTAATTGCGCAGCGCCCGCTGAGCGTGATCGCCCAACGGCACGATACGCTCCTTGCGCCCCTTGCCGCGCACCTTGACCTGCTGCGACACGAGGTCGAGATCGGACAGATCAATGCCGCACAGCTCAGAGAGGCGCAGCCCGCTGGAGTAGAACAGCTCCAGCATGGCGAGGTTGCGCACATCGGTGAAATCGAGACTCTGCGCGCGGGTGGTGGCGTGCTGCATGAGCGTATCGGCTTGCTGCCGATCGAGGTATGACGGCAGGGTGCGCGGCAACCGCGGCGATCCCACCGCGCGGGCAGGATTGATGTCCACGCGTTCATCGCGGTGCATCCACCGGTAGAAACTGCGTACGGCCGACAGCTGGCGCGCGATACTGCGCTTGGCGAGCCCACGCCGGGTGAGATGCGCCATGTAGCCGCGAATGCTTGTACGCGACAGCTCATTCCAGTCCCACCCGCCTACCCCGTGGGTTTGCGCCAGCCAGACGGAGAACTCCCGCAGGTCGCGCGTATAGGCGCCCACGGAATTGGGAGACAGATCGCGCTCCTTCTGGAGATGGGTCAGAAACTCCCCGATCTCCGTGGGCAGCGCGACGGTCTCCTCCGAGGTCGTCATCCCAGGACGGGCGTTGCCGCCGTCAGGGCGTGGGCATCACGCCACGCCGCTATCTGCGCCAGCCCCCGTTCAGCGAACAGTTCGCGCTTCTTTGTTTTGTCCTTGAGCACTTTGGCCGGTACGCCTTCGAGGTCGTCGAGCAGACCGAAGTTGGCGTTCATGGGCTGAAAGTGCTTGGGATCGGCTTCGCGCAGATACCGATACAGCGCGCCCATCATGGTGGAAGGCGGCGGCACGACCGGCTCCTCACCCCTCAGGAGCCGCGACAGATTGATGCCGGCCAGCAGGCCGGTGGCACTGCTTTCCGTGTAGCCTTCAACACCCGTAATCTGCCCGGCGAACAGCGTCGTTGGTGCATCGCGCAGTGCGAGATGCGGGGACAACGCCGCCGGAGCATTCACGTACGAATTGCGGTGAATGCTGCCAAAGCGCAGAAATTCCGCGTCCGCGAGCCCCGGGATCATGCGAAACACACGGGCCTGCTCGGGAATGCGCAAACGCGTCTGAAAGCCCACGAGGTTCCACATGCGACCGGCGCGATCTTCCTGCCGCAGCTGCACCACCGCATGCGGACGGGCCGTACTGCGCGGATCCTGCAACCCGATGGGTTTCATGGGTCCGAAGCGCAGCGACTCCCGACCACGGCGGGCCATCTCTTCGACGGGCATGCACCCTTCGAAGTACGGCACACTGTCGAACTCGTGCGCGGTGAACTGGTCGGCGGTCGTGAGCGCGTCGATGAACGCCTCGTACTCCTCCTTGCTGAACGCGCAGTTGAGGTAGGCCCCTTCTTCGCCTGCGCCTTCCATGGTTTCCTTGCCCCAGCGCGAGGCCCGGAAAGCGACATCCTGATTAATGGAGTCGAGCGAAATGACCGGGGCAATCGCGTCGTAAAAAGCCAGCGATTCCACACCGAGGCGCGCCCGGATGCGCTCAGCCAACGCGTCACTGGTGAGCGGCCCCGTGGCAACGATGCCGACCTCAGGGATCTCGGTGACCTCTTCGCGCGACACTGAAATGCGCGGATGGGCGTGAATGTGATCGTGCACGCCCTGCGAAAAAATCTCGCGGTCCACCGTCAGCGCGCTGCCTCCTGGCACCCGTGCTTCGTCAGCACAGGCCAGGATCAGCGAGCCCAGCGTCCGCATTTCCGCCTTCAGCAGCCCGTGCGCATTGGATGGCTCGGTGCTCTTGAACGTATTGGAGCAGACGAGCTCGCCCAGCTTTTCCGTGCGGTGCGCCGCCGTGCCGCGCACGGGGCGCATTTCATGGAGCACCACGTCGTGCCCGCGTTCAGCGAGTTGCCACGCCGCCTCACTGCCTGCGAGCCCGCCACCAATCACATGGACGGTCACGCCACCTCAGCCACTTCGGCCTCATCCGGCGCGGCCACGTCCCACTCGTTGGTGCACTTGAGGCACTTCCGGAAGGACCCGCGCGTCTTGTTGGACTTGGCTTCGGCACCCACATACCCGCATTCCGGGCAGGTTTCGGCGACCGGCTTATCCCACACCACAAAATCGCAATTGGGATAGTTCTCACAGCCGTAGAATGCCTTGCCGCGTTTTTTGGAACGACGCTCGGCGATTTCCCCGCCATCCTTGGGACACTTCACGCCGGTGGGCATGCTGCGCGTGCCGCGACACTTGGGGAACTTGCTGCACCCCAGGAAGTCGCCGGAGCGCCCGTGGCGGATGACCATCGGCTCACCGCACTCCTGACACATGTACTTCGTGAGTTCGGCCGGCTTCTTCTCACCCTTGATGGGGCGCGTGTATTTGCAGACCTTGGGATGATTTTCGCAGGCCACAAACGGCCCGAAGAATCCGCCCTTGGCCACGAGCTTGCCGCCGCACTCCGGGCAGCGCTCCGTCTCGAGCGCCGAAAGGTCGTAGGCCTCGCCGATGAGCTGCGGCAGATCGTCGTCGTGCAGATTTTTCTTGATCTTCGACCATTCTTCGCCGAGCACTTCGATCCAGTTGGCATCGCCATCGGCGATCTTGTCGAGCTCCAACTCCATCTTCGCGGTGAAGTGCACATCGAAGAGGTCGGGGAATTTCTTCACCATGACCTTTTCGACCGTTTCCCCCAACTCCGACGGGAAGAACCGTCGCTGCTCGAGCGCCACATAGCGTCGCTCGGCGAGCACCGAGATGATGCTGGCGTAGGTGGACGGGCGACCGATACCGAGCCGCTCGAGTTCCTTTACGAGCGACGCTTCGGAGAATCGCGGCGGCGGTTCGGTGAAGTGCTGCGTGGGCGTGATGGCCTTGACGGGCACCTTCTCGCCCATCTCGAGGAACGGGAGCGCCTGTTCGTCTTCAAGCGCCTTGGAGTCCCCTTCTTCGCGCGCTTCGCGGTAGAGGGCGAGGAATCCCTGGAATTTGATGACGGAACCGGTGGCGCGGAACAGACACTGACGGCCCTTCGTGGCGATATCGAAATCGACCGTCGTGGTATCGAAGACGGCCGGAGCCATCTGCGACGCCATGAAGCGCTGCCAGATGAGCTGATAGAGCTTGAACTGATCGGCGGTCAGGTACTTCTGCACCTGCTCCGGACGACGGGAGGGATCGGTGGGACGTACGCCTTCGTGGGCATCCTGCGCGTTGGCCTTGCCGCTGGGATAGAGCTGCGGTTGCGGCGACAGAAAGTCTTCACCGAACTGCGAGCGCAATGCTTCGCGCGCGGTGTTGGCGGCATCCTCACTGACGCGCGTGGAGTCGGTACGCATGTACGTAATGAGACCCGTCGCGCCATCAATACCCACATCGATGCCTTCGTACAGATCCTGCGCCAGCCGCATGGTACGCTTGGAGCCGAACCCGAGTTTCTTGGCGGCTTCCTGCTGCAGCGTGGACGTGGTGAATGGTGCCGCCGGGTTCTTGCGACGCTCGCGCCGCTTGACCTCGGTGACTTCGAATTCCTTTCGTCCCTTGAGATCGGCGAGAATGGCGTCGGCTTCGGCACCGGTGGAAATCTCGGGCTTCTTGCCGTCCACGTGGTGCAGCTTGGCCGAGAACGGCTGTTGTCCCTTTTGCAGGTCGGCGGCGATGCTCCAGTACTCAACCGGGGTGAAGGCGCGGATTTCGCGTTCACGCTCCACAATGAGACGGAGCGCGACGGTCTGCACACGACCGGCGCTGAGTCCCTTCTTCACCGTCTTCCAGAGCACCGGACTGGCCTTGTATCCCACCAGTCGGTCGAGCACTCGGCGTGCCTGCTGCGCTTCGACTTTCTTGTTGTCGATGTCCATGGGTTTCGCCATGGACTTGTGCACCGCATCCTTGGTGATTTCGTGGAACATCACCCGGCGAATGGGCGCCGACACCGCGTGCCGCTTGGGTTGCGTGAAGTACTGCTCCACGTGCCAGCCGATGGCTTCCCCTTCGCGATCAGGGTCGGTCGCGATGAAGATCTCGCGCGCACCCTTGGCGATTTTCTTGAGGTCGGTGAGGATGTCCTCCTTGCCCTCGATCGTGACGTACTCGGGGGCAAAGCCGTGATCGATATCGATCCCCAGCTTTTTGGCCGGCAGATCGCGGACGTGACCGACCGTGGCGCGCACGGTGTAGCCGCGCCCCAGGTACTTGCCGATGGTCTTGGCCTTGGCCGGCGACTCGACGATAACGAGCGACGTCCCGCCTGCCGGTGCCGGCTCGAGCTCTTCCTCGAGTTCCACCGGAGCCGCCTTCCGCGAGGCCACTTTTTTCACCGCGCTCTTTTTGGCCGCCGCTTTTTTGGCGGGAGCCTTTTTGGCGGCGGACTTGGCCGCGGGCTTGGCCGTGGCTTTTTTCGCCGTCTTGGGTGCTGCCTTTTTTGTTGGCATCAGCTCAGTGAATCAGGGGACGCTCGCCACCCATGGCGCCATCATCCAACCCGACGTCGTCCGCCAGCGCACGGACATCCGCCAAGGTGATGCGGCCGTCAACATGGACGAGCGCGCGTTCCACCAGTTGCTCGAAATCGTTCAGGGTCACGGCGCCGGACGCATAGAGCGTGATGAGATAGCCCCAGGCATCCGTGGTAAACCGGCCGCGCTCGTGAGGCCCCTGCACCCGCAGGGACGGCTCACGTTCGCTGTCGGCACCGCCCCAAGTGGGCGACGGCGCATTATCGCTATACAGCAAGGAAAGAATCTCACCGATTTGTCGCCGGTCGTATCCTTTCGCCGAGAGGTAGGCTTCCACCTCCACGACATCGGTATCGGCAGCAAAACGCTCCCGTAACTCGTTCAAGACCGGCGCCCAGCGATCGTCCATTTCCTAACCTACCCCCGGCGTCCCCTCATGGGCAAGCGCCACCAGAGAATCTGTAACTTGTTGTGTGGTAAGAGTTTCCACATCAACAACGTAATCGGCCCTATTATAGAGGGCGGCTCGGGCCTCCCACAGGCTCCGCATTTTGGCCTCCGGATCCGCTTGCTGCAACAAGGGCCGAACAATCCGGGACCGCGAGATACGACGCATGGCGGCTTCGGGGGATACCCGAAGGTGCACAATTCGTCCCGGCGGCCTCAGCAATTCTATGACACCAGCGTTCGTCACCCAACCGCCACCAGGTGCCAGAACCATTGGCGGCGCGGCAGCGAGCTCCCGGGTGAGTGCGACCTCGAGGGCCCGGAACGCCGCCTCGCCCTGTTCCGCAAAAAAGCGGGCCACCGAGCGCCCGGTACGCAGTTCTATCTCCGTATCGAAGTCCAGGAACGGGCGCCCCAACCGCTTGGCCACCGCACGCCCCATGGTGGACTTCCCGGCGCCGGGAAGCCCCACCAGCACCAGGTGCCCGTCAAACTGTGTCGTGGAAGAGGTCATGGGGGAGGCGTGAGTTTTCGGCACGATGTGCCGCGTGCCCATGTCCGCGGCTAACGGTCCACGCGTTCGTCGAGGCGCGCCAGATAAGCGTTGAGATTCCGCTGCGTTTCCGGCAGCGAGTCGCCACCAAACTTTTCCAGAAGTGCGTTCGCCAGAACAAAGGCAGCCATGGATTCGGCGATTACGCCCATGGCCGGGACGGCGGTGACATCGCTGCGCTCCGCGACCGCCTGTGCGGCCTGGCCGGTGGCCATATCCACGGTCCCGAGCGGGCGCATGAGGGTGGAAATGGGCTTCATGGCCACCCGAATCACCAACTCCTCCCCGGTGGTCATCCCCCCCTCCGTGCCGCCGGCCCGATTGGTGCGCCGACGCACGTGACCAGCCCGGGTACGCCCTGGAGCCGCTTCAATTTCGTCGTGCACCTCGGCACCGGTACGACGGGCCGTTTCAAAGCCCAACCCCACCTCAACGCCCTTAACGGCGGGAATGGAGAGCATGGCCTGCCCCAGCCGTCCGTCAATGCGCGTATCCCATGACACGTGCGATCCAAGGCCTAC contains the following coding sequences:
- the trmFO gene encoding methylenetetrahydrofolate--tRNA-(uracil(54)-C(5))-methyltransferase (FADH(2)-oxidizing) TrmFO — encoded protein: MTVHVIGGGLAGSEAAWQLAERGHDVVLHEMRPVRGTAAHRTEKLGELVCSNTFKSTEPSNAHGLLKAEMRTLGSLILACADEARVPGGSALTVDREIFSQGVHDHIHAHPRISVSREEVTEIPEVGIVATGPLTSDALAERIRARLGVESLAFYDAIAPVISLDSINQDVAFRASRWGKETMEGAGEEGAYLNCAFSKEEYEAFIDALTTADQFTAHEFDSVPYFEGCMPVEEMARRGRESLRFGPMKPIGLQDPRSTARPHAVVQLRQEDRAGRMWNLVGFQTRLRIPEQARVFRMIPGLADAEFLRFGSIHRNSYVNAPAALSPHLALRDAPTTLFAGQITGVEGYTESSATGLLAGINLSRLLRGEEPVVPPPSTMMGALYRYLREADPKHFQPMNANFGLLDDLEGVPAKVLKDKTKKRELFAERGLAQIAAWRDAHALTAATPVLG
- a CDS encoding threonine ammonia-lyase, with amino-acid sequence MPPISFADITAARERLRPFFVPSPVRHYPLLDELVGYGIRVLVKHENHLPTGSFKVRNGTASITALTPEQAERGVIAATTGNHGLGLAWAGAARGVSVTICVPKGNNPEKNAGIRSFGATLMEVGDRYDDAVAACRTIAEQEHRTIVHSTNHREVLTGAGTMSVEFLEQAPELDAIVIALGGGSQAVGALVAGAELKPSFKVYAVQSQGASAQHDAWHDGVSRSGAPAQTFAEGIATGSTYDLTFDTLRGGLADFVLAGESMISQAVRDLWTITHNLAEGAGAAGLAGLRLLAPRLAGQTVGIVMCGGNLDAQRAATILAGGTPGV
- a CDS encoding DUF494 family protein translates to MDDRWAPVLNELRERFAADTDVVEVEAYLSAKGYDRRQIGEILSLLYSDNAPSPTWGGADSEREPSLRVQGPHERGRFTTDAWGYLITLYASGAVTLNDFEQLVERALVHVDGRITLADVRALADDVGLDDGAMGGERPLIH
- the hslV gene encoding ATP-dependent protease subunit HslV, coding for MTLPQIRATTILAVRRDGRVAIGGDGQVSVGDTVAKNSAVKVRQLKGGRVLAGFAGSVADALTLFEKFEEKLERYPGNLPRAAVELAKEWRSDRVLRRLEAMLIVADANHGFMLSGNGELIEPDDGILAIGSGGAYAQAAARALLRETALLPRDIVTKALTIAGEICIYTNTNITVLEPSV
- the xerC gene encoding tyrosine recombinase XerC, which codes for MTTSEETVALPTEIGEFLTHLQKERDLSPNSVGAYTRDLREFSVWLAQTHGVGGWDWNELSRTSIRGYMAHLTRRGLAKRSIARQLSAVRSFYRWMHRDERVDINPARAVGSPRLPRTLPSYLDRQQADTLMQHATTRAQSLDFTDVRNLAMLELFYSSGLRLSELCGIDLSDLDLVSQQVKVRGKGRKERIVPLGDHAQRALRNYLVKRDALLLQLGGAKAGRLARGAVFLSARGTRISTRAVQHAMVTLLDAVGEGADLTTHSLRHTFATHMVDGGADLRAVQELLGHASISTTQIYTHTSVDRLKKVYRQAHPRA
- the topA gene encoding type I DNA topoisomerase is translated as MPTKKAAPKTAKKATAKPAAKSAAKKAPAKKAAAKKSAVKKVASRKAAPVELEEELEPAPAGGTSLVIVESPAKAKTIGKYLGRGYTVRATVGHVRDLPAKKLGIDIDHGFAPEYVTIEGKEDILTDLKKIAKGAREIFIATDPDREGEAIGWHVEQYFTQPKRHAVSAPIRRVMFHEITKDAVHKSMAKPMDIDNKKVEAQQARRVLDRLVGYKASPVLWKTVKKGLSAGRVQTVALRLIVEREREIRAFTPVEYWSIAADLQKGQQPFSAKLHHVDGKKPEISTGAEADAILADLKGRKEFEVTEVKRRERRKNPAAPFTTSTLQQEAAKKLGFGSKRTMRLAQDLYEGIDVGIDGATGLITYMRTDSTRVSEDAANTAREALRSQFGEDFLSPQPQLYPSGKANAQDAHEGVRPTDPSRRPEQVQKYLTADQFKLYQLIWQRFMASQMAPAVFDTTTVDFDIATKGRQCLFRATGSVIKFQGFLALYREAREEGDSKALEDEQALPFLEMGEKVPVKAITPTQHFTEPPPRFSEASLVKELERLGIGRPSTYASIISVLAERRYVALEQRRFFPSELGETVEKVMVKKFPDLFDVHFTAKMELELDKIADGDANWIEVLGEEWSKIKKNLHDDDLPQLIGEAYDLSALETERCPECGGKLVAKGGFFGPFVACENHPKVCKYTRPIKGEKKPAELTKYMCQECGEPMVIRHGRSGDFLGCSKFPKCRGTRSMPTGVKCPKDGGEIAERRSKKRGKAFYGCENYPNCDFVVWDKPVAETCPECGYVGAEAKSNKTRGSFRKCLKCTNEWDVAAPDEAEVAEVA
- a CDS encoding shikimate kinase, producing MTSSTTQFDGHLVLVGLPGAGKSTMGRAVAKRLGRPFLDFDTEIELRTGRSVARFFAEQGEAAFRALEVALTRELAAAPPMVLAPGGGWVTNAGVIELLRPPGRIVHLRVSPEAAMRRISRSRIVRPLLQQADPEAKMRSLWEARAALYNRADYVVDVETLTTQQVTDSLVALAHEGTPGVG